From the Camelus bactrianus isolate YW-2024 breed Bactrian camel chromosome 4, ASM4877302v1, whole genome shotgun sequence genome, the window AGTAACACCCACACTCTTGACCACTTGGGTTGGAACTTCTGTCTGGCCTATAAAACCAATTTCTCAGATACTTCGAGAGAATCAAAATTCCCACAGTAATGATTGCAGGAGCTCCCTCGTGCGCCGCCTATGAAGAATCCCTAATTGATAGAACAAGAGTCGTTAGCAGAATTGGCAGCTCAGTATAACCTTTGGGACAGGAATCTCAAAGAGAGCATGGGAGATTTGCACACTAGAACAAAGAATACTATTTTCTGTtcataaggattaaaaaaaaaaaaaacccacagaatttTAACATACTACTCTCTTATCTGTGCATCGCCCAAGGTTTTTCCAGAAATACACTAAAACTCTTCAAGGAATCAGTGGTCTACAAAGTTCCTAAAAAGAGATcaagaatatatgaaaataacTAAGACATTAAATATCATCAAATGgccacttttcatttattttgaaaactattcaGACACCAGACAGTTTTAAAAAGGGTacagttaatattttattgtCACTTATCAGATGGCAGTCGGGCATATAGTTTTCAtacttgatttttcctttttgtaaataataataaaaaaaactacaAGTTTTAAATAGCCAATGGCTGGTCATGTCTTCAGAAAACATGATTAGATTAATTCATTAATGGTGGCTTCAAGTTTTTCCTTATTAGCGCCAGAAAATTCGCCCACCTGCGGGAAGAATATTGAATTGCCATTAGATGTAGTATTGCACCCCTATTTTGTGTATCAGAGATGATCAccggggtggggagaggacatattttaaaattaatacccATGGATAACACCCAGttcttttaagttaaaaacaaaatctaaggAAAAGACCCTCAAAAGTCAAAactcaaatataattttttacaCAAATACCTCTTAAAGATGAATGCACTCTGATATAAAGATGAAGCACCAATCACAGGGATTTAGTGCTAGTTTTAACCAGATCACTTATCAATGAGACGTCACATTATGGACATAATCAATGAAGAATgacatatttaaattttctcaAAGAAGAAAATGGGGACATGCTCCCCAGTGTGAAGGGAGAAGTCATCTCGGGTTCTTCATTTATACACCATGTTTTCCTGTTGCCCAGTTGTTTTTTCTCAAGGTCAGATGTACCTACCTtttgtccctttttaaaaaactggaaggTTGGCATGCATTTAACTTCACACTCTGAAGCAACGTCCTGGGGGAAAGGGGGATAGAGAGGGAGAGGGTAAAAACAGGACCATGAGTGCTGAGCTTTGACAGACATGGCTAAAACCAGATTCTTTTTCCTGTTCCACACCCACAACTCAGCATtaggacttttcttttttaaatatgtaaagaatGATAAAATGAATACAATGGCAGCACAAAAGCCAAATTGGTTATACTAATTAAAATTATTACTATGTACTCCCCTCTTTGAGAGAGGCTAGCACCAGACATGAGACAGCAGCTCAAACTGTTTAATCAGGTATTTTACTGGAGTGGGGTAGGGACAGAGATGATGGTCAAAAAGGCTAAAGTTTAGTGTTAGTGAGAGGAACGTCAACTTATTTGTAAAGGAGTTGTTCAAGAATAACAAAGTCATGGTCATCCATAGGGACAGCTCCAACGCtgctttttctgcttttgtttcagaACACCTCACTCCCAACACTTCGCTCACACTAGCttgcggggcggggcggggcggggcggggggtggggggcggaatGCCATGACAGTGGTTTGGTTTGGACAAGAATTTCAGCTGAACAGGTCCATCAGGGATTGAACCCATCAGCCTGCCACTCAAGAGGGTCAGGAAAGAAATGCAGAAGCAAGCAGCACGTTAGCAGTAAAAGCTGCAAAGGACAGCAAACAAGGAGGCAGAAACCCCGAGAGTCAGATCACAGAAACCAAAGAACTTTCCCAGGAAAGGAAGGTCAGCTTGAAACACCATGGGGGCTTCCAGGCTGGGACTGGGAAGTGGGGGCCACAGGAACCCAAGCGGTCCCGAGGATGAGCCACCAGTAAATGGGAGCACGCCAGCCTCACTTCACCCCCCGCCTCTGAGACTGCAAGTGTGGTTTTACATCTTTATGAGTCTGCGTGTGTGCTGCCGCCAGCTcgggcaggaagggaggaggacaCTACTGTTGACGAGCTCTTTCCTGATAACACTGACGTTTTCTGTAAATGCTGGTAAGAGGAGGCGTGGGGCAGTAATGGCTGGAATAAAAATGGCTAGTATACACGGAATGCCTGCTATGTTGTTCCGGGCACTGAGTACTCACTGAAAGCAACAGTTACCAGGAAGGAAACTACCAAGATAAGAACATGTGACAAGACCATCAAAATGAAGATCATAAAATTTgagttgtaccaatttataaCTGCAGTGACTCCCCTGTAGTGTGAGCATCGAGATGGACGATGGGGTGGAGAGCTGAAAGGTAACTACGAGCTGCACACATCATGTTCTGGACGAATTGTGGATGAGTAATCAGGAAACCAGAAGATGATGAGTTAGAAGGGTAGAGGGACTGGTTTAGCTAAAAGGTTGAAACTGGTTGTCCAGGGGGCTGAAGCTGGTCCAGACATTAGGCTTGGCTCATGTAAGGCTTTAAAAAAACCTCTGAATTGCTTACCCACCAACAGATACCTCCTGAACTGGAGTATTTGGGAACACTGGCCTGGACCCCCTCAGCACTGAGGAGAGCAGCTGTTTACCGtggttccttcctctcttcctggtACTTGCAAGCAGCCAGATGGATACTATCTTTCATACAAGCAGTCGGCAGGGGCCTCAGAGGTGggtgttggttttgtttttataccCACAGGGGAAGGGCAGGAAAGTGGAAGTGGTCTGGAAAGGGTGAGCTAACCCTCCCTACTTTTAATCGTCGCCACTTACGGGGGTGCAGCTGAGCTGCATCACCCGGGAAGGCATGCAAGCCAACAGGACCCAGACGCTGATCACAACTTTCAGATGAAAAAGCTACTCCCAAAGCTTTCTCAGCAGAAAATAGAGGGTCCCAAGCAATAGAAACGATAGTCTAATCACTGTTCTGATTCCGGGTGCCTCATATCCCACCGCGCCAGAGCTCGGCATTGCTGTGTTGGTACAACTGCTTAACTTACAATAGGTCCTTTAAAAAACAAgccgcccccccaaaaaaaactagaaacaagatAAATGCTCAGAAGTGGGGTCAATACTTGGAGAAAAATTCTAAGTGTTTCTTAAACCACGttcatatattttatgtcttaAAATTGCTGTGAAGTGTTTTACATGGTAAACTCTGAGCTAGAGCGTTAAGAATTCTCTCACTGGGTgtgaatgtgatttttaaaggtGACACAGGATTCTGTACCATAACTGaattccccctccccactgggctTTTAGTTAATTTGAGACTTAGACGCGTCCTTGTGAATCAACTCAGATTCATtccagggtaaaaaaaaaaaaaaaatactgcattatTTCAGAATGTCATGATCAATTTCCCAAAAACGTTGGATTGAGATTGAGTTAAAGTGAGACGACTTTGAGAGTActaacattttaataatactgaGTCCACATCCAGGAACACAGTCTACCCGTCTAGTAAAATCTTTTATGGACCTCAGTGAAGTTTAGCAGTTCTGTAACTAATATTTCATCTCAACTGCCTCaagttaatgttttttttttccccttttgttttcTAGTACTTGTTCCAGGGACTAATTTGCCTATTCCTGTAGGGCTTTGAAAGGCGTACATAGTTTAAAAATCCTAATTGTTAtttttgaggttttaaaaaacattcttcaTCCAAtcactttcctcatttaaaaacagaaagcttGCCACTCCCTAACAACACCCCCTCTTcccatttttcccccctttttgggTAAACAATCTAAACttgtaaaattcacttttttgggCAGTGCAGAAGTTATAGTCATATAAACACCACCATCCTCAGTTTACGGgactcctcccttccttctccaaaGCCTCGTCAGCAGCTCCTTTGTTGTCAAaccctctccccatcccagcaCCTGGcgaccactgatctgttctccatccTATAGTTTTGCCCAATCTCAGCTTTTTATTAGTGAGTCTACACCACGACTACACTTTACCTTATTACATTTCCTTCCGGTAGTTTCTAGCTTAGCGCTCCATGGAGCCAGAATAACTTTAAGCCTGCCCTTGCTGCCTCTGTTGAATGCATCCTTGGCTCCTCTAACCAAAATGGAAACACATGGCATTTTAAAGGTTGCAAAACTATCGGGCCTAAattactttgtttcttttaatttataagtATCATTCCCTGTAGAGCTGGAAGCAGAGCCTGCTGTTACGGAAATAAGATCAGTCTACTGTTCTCAAAACTCGTGCTCCTATTTctctgaattaaaaaagaaaaacttttgtatatatattatatgtccATTTGAATCTATTACACCAAGAGAATCTCTTCCAGCCCAAGTGTTTAGAGATTCTTCTATTAAAACTGGATGCTGCCTGCCCCAGAGACCCTATAAATATTAAGTGCCCTGGGTCTGCAGTTCATGGGCAGgaattatatgtataaaattttctttaaaaaaattgagttcTAAAAACATGCCATCTATTTAATGATAATGATCTAATACTCAAAATAATGAGaatgatataatttttatccCTCACCTGTATTCTTTTAGAGCCAAAACTGAGGGGATGTTTACCTACAGAGATCCAAAGCAAGCAGATCTGCTCATGTAATTAATAAACTCCACGGGGAAAAACAACTCGCCGCTTGATAAGGAACTGCTTTTGGTCTGCATTACCTGCCTTGCTAATTCTGCTGCGTGGCCAGGTGAGTAGGGGCTGACAGACTGTTGCTACGGGTATGGGATGACCAAAGGGTTCTGGAATTAGTTCAATTTTTAACGCTGCAAAAGATCAATAAGGCAATTTAGATGGTGTAATAGCAGTCATTAAAGGTATTCAGAGAAAAAAGACCCATACGTTGCTCAAAGTGAAAGGCCTACTCCTATTTGTGAGAGGGTCACTTCAAGGTCCGAGGTTTAGACACTTTCAGGGTGACGATGAGAGTGCCAGCTAGACAAGGAGGAGCTGTCCCATAGAAGCCGGGGCCACCTCTGCACAGCTACTCCCCAAGGGTCTCGGATTAAGGTAGACAGCAGCTGTCCTGGTTCAGGAGTCAACTCCATGGGCTCCGCCCTCAATCGACCTCTCTTCCTTCCATGCTGCAGTCCCCCTGTCTGTTCAGTGGGGGCGCTAATAAAAACGGTTCTCACAGTTACTCTCTGGATTAAATGATATAACGCAGGCAAGGGCTTGGTGTAGCACTGAGCATGGTAGGGCTTCCACATAAAAACTGATTCACCTCCCAGAAAGGCTCAGTACCAGTTTCTCTAGTCCCTCCCCGGTGCCATTTTCACCTGGCCAAGGTGACCATATAGAAAAAATTAGCCTATACATTAGCTTAAAACAGGGAGTGCATTTTCCCACCCAAACACATGTGGTCTACTCTTATTTACTGGGACACATCGGAATAACTTGACAACCATACAGACTCGTTCATTCTACATCTGCTTCATGCAGGTAGGCGTGCGAGGTGGAGGGGAAACAAAGGTGAACAAGAGAGGGCCCCAGACCCCAAGAAACTGACAGAGATCAATCTCATCTAAGCCCAGCAACTACCTTACTTAGTCTGGTGTAAAAGGGGGCAGCTGGAGGAGGACTCCCGGAGAAGATGTGAAGCTTAGGACTAGGAGGTTGTCCTGCAGGAAATAAGGATGGGTCGAGTAGAGAAATGTGCTGAGAAGCAGCAATCTGGTACTGGGAGGTGCTCACAGGTGGTGCCACACACCCCTCTGTATAGACCCTTCTGGACCTTTAGTAGGCATGCCATGTTTGTGTAGCGAGTAAGCAAACTTACAAGATTGGTGGGCAAGTATGAAGATCTGGTCTTAGACTCAAGGGAGACGAGAATGAGCCTAACGTAGAGGTCACTTGGCCAGGACTGGAACCTGGGTCCGGCGCCTTTGTTCCCAATTCACACCCTAACCCGCTCCCGCCCCACTGGGGCTGAGCAGAACTGCCCACACCCATTTAAATCCTGGATCTGCTACTAACTGTAACTCCGTGGCCAGCCTCTCTGGGTTtaagtctgtaaaatgggcatggtAAGACCAAGGATTACATCAGTCAATACGTGTGCAGCACACAGAACTGTGTCCCTGGCACACGAAGTGCCGAACAAGCACTTTAGTTAAACCAGCCTTGGAATGTCCCCCCAGATTCTCCTCTCAACTGTCTGGCACCTTGGTGTTTGgacttttcagtttttatctgTTGAGTGTGGGCTTTTAGAAAGACAGGTGACTAGTAAAGAGGATGGCCATTTTAGCTGAGGATGTGACAGCATAGCTCTTGCTACCTAAGATGAAGCTCGATTGGCAAAAGCACCTGTTCTTCTGAAATACACTTTTAAGCTCGGGTTGTAGTTCTATctttgaacacaagcactgtgcAATTCAGAGGAAAAGGCCAACGCGGGAAGGTCAGCCGTATCCCAAAGTTCAGCCACGTACCTGACAGTCATCCACGTCTACTTCAAGGAACACCACGTTGGAATACTTTTCAGAGAGAGActggaaaatttcaaaataaaaaaatttaccaaGACTGAGCCTGGGTAACGGCAGTCAACACACTCAAGCTTcttaaatgaaaacttaaaagtAGGGACTGAAGATCCAGATATTAAGACAAGGGACAAGTAAACAGAAAGGACATGCTCTCTGAATCAAATTCTTCCTAGTATAACCCACTCTGATTCCTGAACCTCCAATAAGGCCTAGGTTTCAACTTGAAGAAGAGCGAAACCACTGAAGACAGCCAGATTAACTTCTGCCAGTGTCTTCACTGGGCTGTATGTGTCAACCCTAAATCAAGCTGTAACACTATTACCTGTAGACCAAAGACCCACCAACACCCAGCCAAACCTCTTTAACTGTCCTGTCCTTCTTTCCTAGCTGCGCGACCGCTGACCCAAACACAAACGGCTCGCAAAAGCAGAAGCTGGTCACTACTTACGTGGAAGAAAGGCTTGATCATTTTGCAGGGCCCGCACCACGTGGCCGAGAAGTCGACTACCACCAGCTTATCTCCCGCACTGTTCAAGGCTTCCTGAAAAGCATACTAGAAAGGGGACGAGAAAAGCATGTTAATTTAAGTTACATTTATTCCCAACAGCTCTGATAAAACCTGATCAAATGTGACACAAGGTACAATCTGGAGTTCCTGCTTTCAGGGCTcattttttactaaaaaaaaaaaaaaaaaaaaaaaagcacactttGAAGAAATCTTGCTGTGTTGTGTTGTTACCTGATAAAATGAAAGCACGATGTATGCTGTATCACTGTTCttatcttcataaatatttgtaaaatactaagcaaacaaatggcaaataaaaatagacactggtattaaaaatatttccacagCAAGTCTAGGTATATAGTAGACATTCACTAAATGGTGGAATGATAAAGGGTCATGTCAACTGAGTAACTCACAAAGGCACAGAATTTTGCATATAAAACACAAGGGCTTTTAAAAACTAACTTTTTGATTAAGCTAATACTGTCTATGGTAGGCTACCCAAAagctaaaaaaaaggaaaataacctcCTTCAAATCCTTACACTTAACCACTGTTGACCTTAAGCCTATTTccttgtactttttaaaatggagagtCCAGAACTGAAATCATTCTGTTTACCTATCATTGATTTCTGCCCTCACTGTTGACCAAATGAAAAACAGTTTTAGTTCCTTATGAAGGGCATTTTCTTTAGATGTTATTTTGTATAAGCAATGGGTATTGAATAAAATTCCACCAGCAAAATTGATCAATTCCCT encodes:
- the TXN gene encoding thioredoxin; its protein translation is MVKQIESKYAFQEALNSAGDKLVVVDFSATWCGPCKMIKPFFHSLSEKYSNVVFLEVDVDDCQDVASECEVKCMPTFQFFKKGQKVGEFSGANKEKLEATINELI